A genomic stretch from Ooceraea biroi isolate clonal line C1 chromosome 3, Obir_v5.4, whole genome shotgun sequence includes:
- the LOC105283146 gene encoding COMM domain-containing protein 8 isoform X1 has protein sequence MESTQSLYINLFSDEKSEVLKELLHACVDEICGRPGPSYHRFVNSMDWSRAEYEGICKLMTTLLRNPASLYMVEEKVASLTMSFHSKFQVVKHMPQEYHELPEQVQRNILTCLKVRREQLTNALLMEHYKRKLPTVIDFDWRLKLVMGSSRMASLRESLLQLDLMVEDTESRRIIDLELNKDELETMINALDAIA, from the exons ATGGAAAGCACGCAGTCATTGTACATCAACCTCTTCAGCGACGAGAAGAGCGAGGTGTTGAAAGAA CTGCTGCATGCGTGCGTTGACGAAATCTGTGGCCGCCCTGGACCGTCGTATCACAGGTTCGTCAACAGCATGGACTGGAGCAGAGCGGAGTACGAAGGCATTTGCAAACTGATGACGACGCTGCTGCGGAATCCTGCTTCCCTGTACATGGTGGAGGAAAAGGTTGCCAGCTTAACAATGTCATTCCACAGCAAGTTCCAAGTTGTGAAACAC ATGCCGCAGGAATATCACGAGTTGCCCGAGCAAGTGCAAAGGAACATTCTTACTTGCTTGAAAGTACGCAGGGAGCAACTGACCAACGCTTTACTGATGGAACACTACAAGAGGAAGCTGCCGACCGTAATCGATTTTGATTGGAGATTAAAG TTGGTGATGGGATCGAGCAGGATGGCCTCTTTGCGAGAATCTCTTCTACAGTTGGATCTCATGGTCGAAGACACCGAATCTCGGCGGATCATAGACTTAGAGTTGAACAAAGACGAGCTCGAGACGATGATAAACGCGTTGGACGCAATCGCGTAA
- the LOC105283150 gene encoding 3-hydroxyacyl-CoA dehydrogenase type-2 isoform X1, protein MLKGTVALVTGGASGLGRGTVERFIKQGAKVVVGDLPASKGQSVASELGEANAMFAPMDVTSESDVQAALDLTKQKFGKLDVLVNAAGIAIAHKTYNSNKKMAHSLEDFSKVLQVNTAGTFNAIRLSVGLMIENTPNQDGQRGVIINTASVAAFDGQIGQAAYSASKGAIVGMTLPIARDLSKDGIRVVTIAPGLFDTPLLRALPEKVRVFLAKSIPFPQRLGSADEYAMLVQQIVENPMLNGETIRLDGALRMQA, encoded by the exons ATGTTGAag GGTACTGTAGCTTTGGTGACTGGCGGTGCCTCCGGCCTGGGCCGTGGTACCGTGGAAAGGTTCATCAAGCAAGGTGCAAAAGTAGTCGTTGGCGACTTGCCGGCATCGAAGGGGCAGTCCGTGGCGAGCGAGTTGGGAGAGGCCAATGCAATGTTTGCACCCATGGAC GTAACTTCGGAATCCGATGTTCAAGCTGCTCTCGACCTGACGAAACAGAAATTTGGCAAGCTCGATGTCCTCGTCAACGCTGCTGGCATCGCCATCGCCCACAAGACTTATAACAGCAACAAAAAGATGGCCCACTCCCTGGAAGACTTTTCAAAGGTGCTCCAGGTTAACACCGCTGGTACCTTCAATGCCATTCGCCTCTCGGTCGGTCTGATGATCGAGAATACGCCTAATCAAGATGGACAGAGGGGTGTGATCATTAATACCGCTAGTGTCGCCGCTTTTGACGGTCAGATAGGTCAGGCTGCTTATTCCGCGTCGAAAGGAGCAATCGTAG GAATGACGTTGCCAATCGCCCGCGATCTTTCCAAGGACGGCATTCGTGTGGTAACGATCGCTCCGGGATTGTTTGACACTCCGTTATTGAGGGCACTACCGGAGAAGGTACGCGTCTTCCTCGCGAAAAGCATTCCGTTTCCTCAGAGATTGGGCAGTGCCGATGAATACGCCATGCTGGTGCAGCAGATCGTGGAAAACCCAATGCTCAACGGGGAGACGATCAGATTGGACGGTGCTCTTAGAATGCAAGCCTAA
- the LOC105283150 gene encoding 3-hydroxyacyl-CoA dehydrogenase type-2 isoform X2 — translation MFAPMDVTSESDVQAALDLTKQKFGKLDVLVNAAGIAIAHKTYNSNKKMAHSLEDFSKVLQVNTAGTFNAIRLSVGLMIENTPNQDGQRGVIINTASVAAFDGQIGQAAYSASKGAIVGMTLPIARDLSKDGIRVVTIAPGLFDTPLLRALPEKVRVFLAKSIPFPQRLGSADEYAMLVQQIVENPMLNGETIRLDGALRMQA, via the exons ATGTTTGCACCCATGGAC GTAACTTCGGAATCCGATGTTCAAGCTGCTCTCGACCTGACGAAACAGAAATTTGGCAAGCTCGATGTCCTCGTCAACGCTGCTGGCATCGCCATCGCCCACAAGACTTATAACAGCAACAAAAAGATGGCCCACTCCCTGGAAGACTTTTCAAAGGTGCTCCAGGTTAACACCGCTGGTACCTTCAATGCCATTCGCCTCTCGGTCGGTCTGATGATCGAGAATACGCCTAATCAAGATGGACAGAGGGGTGTGATCATTAATACCGCTAGTGTCGCCGCTTTTGACGGTCAGATAGGTCAGGCTGCTTATTCCGCGTCGAAAGGAGCAATCGTAG GAATGACGTTGCCAATCGCCCGCGATCTTTCCAAGGACGGCATTCGTGTGGTAACGATCGCTCCGGGATTGTTTGACACTCCGTTATTGAGGGCACTACCGGAGAAGGTACGCGTCTTCCTCGCGAAAAGCATTCCGTTTCCTCAGAGATTGGGCAGTGCCGATGAATACGCCATGCTGGTGCAGCAGATCGTGGAAAACCCAATGCTCAACGGGGAGACGATCAGATTGGACGGTGCTCTTAGAATGCAAGCCTAA
- the LOC105283146 gene encoding COMM domain-containing protein 8 isoform X2: MESTQSLYINLFSDEKSEVLKELLHACVDEICGRPGPSYHRFVNSMDWSRAEYEGICKLMTTLLRNPASLYMVEEKMPQEYHELPEQVQRNILTCLKVRREQLTNALLMEHYKRKLPTVIDFDWRLKLVMGSSRMASLRESLLQLDLMVEDTESRRIIDLELNKDELETMINALDAIA, from the exons ATGGAAAGCACGCAGTCATTGTACATCAACCTCTTCAGCGACGAGAAGAGCGAGGTGTTGAAAGAA CTGCTGCATGCGTGCGTTGACGAAATCTGTGGCCGCCCTGGACCGTCGTATCACAGGTTCGTCAACAGCATGGACTGGAGCAGAGCGGAGTACGAAGGCATTTGCAAACTGATGACGACGCTGCTGCGGAATCCTGCTTCCCTGTACATGGTGGAGGAAAAG ATGCCGCAGGAATATCACGAGTTGCCCGAGCAAGTGCAAAGGAACATTCTTACTTGCTTGAAAGTACGCAGGGAGCAACTGACCAACGCTTTACTGATGGAACACTACAAGAGGAAGCTGCCGACCGTAATCGATTTTGATTGGAGATTAAAG TTGGTGATGGGATCGAGCAGGATGGCCTCTTTGCGAGAATCTCTTCTACAGTTGGATCTCATGGTCGAAGACACCGAATCTCGGCGGATCATAGACTTAGAGTTGAACAAAGACGAGCTCGAGACGATGATAAACGCGTTGGACGCAATCGCGTAA